In Pelecanus crispus isolate bPelCri1 chromosome 13, bPelCri1.pri, whole genome shotgun sequence, the DNA window CAGCACGCGGGAGGAACGCTGAAAAAACGGGATACGCCAACACCACAGCAGTGGCCGGAGCTTGTAGTATCTGATGACCCTATGAATAGAAAAGACAGCGGCTGGGGAAGCAGGGGAGAGCACGGTGGCTGCAGGTAAGCCAAACGCCCAGGGATGGAGCCCTAGCACAGCTCTGTCTCCAAAATAAATCCTGAGCATCTTCTGGATCTCCCTCCTGGAGCCAGAGCCGGGGTGGGATGCTGCACCCCGCTCCCACCCGCTGCAACCTGCGGGGTACCCAGGGATCGGTCTCATCCAGAGCAACTTGCTCCGGGCAACgccagcatttcattttttcatggaaTAAATGAACTTACAGGATGGTTTTCAGAATTACTATTTTTTCAGAGTTCCTTGCAATTACTGTGCTGTTCTCTCTGGGATGGCAGAGCTGAGCCTAAGCTATACCTCAAGATCTGCAAATGCTGAAAGCATTTTGATTCTAAATCGACACTTTGCAACTCCGCTTCAATTCTAAGCGTTCAGTCTGCTTTTTTGCTAAATTAACTTAAAACAATTCTGCTGGTTTGCCTTGCGTGTGGGcggaaaaaaaccctacttgTAAAGAAACCCGAGTCTAGCCCTGTCCTCTGCGAAACGCCACCTCTACGCTGACGACTATGTCGAGAACGTGATCTGTCCGACTGCTATTAAGGCTCCTTTTCCTCATCGTTTTCTATTGCATAAACGTGTCCAAGCCTCGCATCCCTCTGCTCCCAATAGCTCCCAGTTAGCAGGGCTCTTGCATATCAAGGTTTCGTAAGAAGTCAGCAGCAAAATGCACAGGCTCTCAGTTGCACAAGGAAAATAGATATTTGTTGGGTTTGTTATTCTCTTGGAGGGCGAGGGTGTGGTGAGTAGGGTTACAAATAAGGCCTTTTGAGAATACATTTAGCATTCAATACTTAACGCTGTCTTAATAAAGTCCAGTCATGTACGATCCGGCCCTGATCGGTGAGATCACAAATAGCTccgtggtttttttttttccttatcttacGAACTGGATCAAAGAAAAGGTTCAGAGTTGTATTTCAAACTAAtgactttgcttttgaaagttCAAACTATATGGGCGTCGCAAGGTTAGACATTTAGGAAACACCAAAGCTATGATAGGAGAGCGCTTTTGACAGGCTCTGCATCGAAAATGTTGAAGAAACTACTCAAAGGAAACGTAAATAGCAAGAAATGTATGAAACGTATTAGTTCTGTTTGTATAACTATTTTAGAATTTATCCCAGGttcttataaaatatataaaactgaGATACAAAGAATTAGCAATGTaactttgcatttcaaatgaTCTTCAGCTACAGgttttgctttaagaaaacagaCACTTGAAAAGCAGCTGTTCTGTAGTCTCTAGATGCAGACACTTGAGTTCCTGGCAAACTTACCGTCCGTGGTTTTCTGAACTCCTCCACCATTTCAACTCTCCCCTATAATGAAACTCAACATTTCACCATTAAGTTTTTCTGCTCATGGTTTCAAAGAGAGGACATTACCATTTCCCAGCATCGGTTTCaaagttccttttttctttttttttttcttccccttttttttccttttttttttctttttttttcttttttttccctttatgaGCTTTAAACCACAGGGTGAATCCATGAAATGAGGTAAGTAAATTTGGCACACTTTTAGTCATGTCCATAAAACTTTTGGTAAGTTGTATAAGTGAACGATATCGTTTTCATCGTGAGTTACAGGTGCTTTCAAAGGGGGGGGTGGTTAGTACTTAACAACTGGAATGTTTCTAGTAAAACCAAAAGGCATAGCTGCAGAAAACACTCACAACCCAATGTTGATagagaagtaaaaatatatacaatacAGTCACTTGTTCATAGTTTGGcacaattttttgttgttgtgggtAATAGTGCATAAACTACTGTACAACAGTATGACttttaaaacagtctttcaCAGAGAATACCAGATTAGGTTTgctttcaaataataaaattccCACAATTTCAAACTCTTCATTTCAGCACTTACATTTCAACATACCACAAGGCAGATTTCGAAAAGGAGCCgacggggggaaaaaaccccaactgaaaaaaaaaaaaagaaaagaaaagaaaaaaaaagaaaagaaacaaacatcaaCCGTCTTTCTAGAAAAGGGAGTCTCTTCTTCAAATACAGGAAAACccaaaaatgttgtttctgcTTTAAGAAGAATGGAGTCTGAttccctgcaggaaaaaatcaaacatttgaTGCCATCTTAGTTAGCTCGTCTGGAGTCACCACGACGGAGCGTACGCGCTAAAGGCGGGCGGGTAGAGAAGATGCAGCTTTAGATGATGCAGGTTAGGAGATAAACAGCAGAGGGGGCCAGAAAGCACTCAAAATTGCCACGTGAAGCTCAATTAGGAACGAGTTCTCATTTGCAAAGTAAAGAGCCTTTAAGTTTCGAGATCTTGGCTTTTGGATGcataacctcttttttttttttttgtggttttatttttttacaaaatgttccaaaaaaaaaaaaaaagtctttcctcgtcaaaatcattaaaaagagCGTGTAAtcatgttttttgttttttttttcaccccccaataaataagtaattaaaaactgaagaagccaaacagcagaaaagagtAGCCTTGTTAGTTTTTTTAACCCCAGCCAAGCCAGAAAATTGGTCATTCTTTTAGGTAGCTTGCAAGTAATAagtattttcatgcatttttttttttaaaaaaaagaaaaaacaaaaaaacccaaacaaaaaaaaacaacccccaaaccaaaaaccaaccaaaactgTAAAAGGGGAACGTCTTTTTTTCATGCAACTTTTgctttcaggaaggaaaaactgaGGAACAGCGGGCTTAGCAGGTGGGAGGGAGGTTAAGGGGCATTCCAGCCAGTTTGGTGCAGCATTACCTCAGTTTCTCAAAAGCAGCTGTCACGGGGGGGTCCTTGTGGGGCTGTTCGCGGTCCGTTCgctttattttacagttctCATCCCTCAGCGATTTCGAACTGGATTTATGACGGTAGAGTTTTTTATGGGTAGGTCCGTTATTGCCTAAAGTGCTCAGGTTACTATAGTTTTTATCAAAAAAGGGAGCGTGAATGTCCGTGGCGTACCCGGTTGAGCAGTTGGGGCGACCGGGGTCGCAGGTTGCGGCTTTGCCGGTTTTGTTTGAGCCCTTGTTGTTTGACTTGTGGTTCTTCGCCGCCCCCGGCGAGCCGCCGTTCACCTTCTTCTTCGACTCTTGGGATGTCCCTGCCAAAATTTTAAGAGTTTTCAGTTTCAGGCTGTTGGACTCCGGTGACCGGAATATGTCTGGAACGCTGTTGTGGCCAACGGGCCCCCACAAGGGCTCGATGGAGGCCATCATAAACCTCTGGACGTCCGCCATTCCCGACGCGATGTTGGACAGGATGTTGGAAGGTTCCTCAAACTCCCTTTGATCGTCATCCAGGAGGCTGGTGGCATTGCCCAGGCTCGTTTCCGACCAGCCCGTGCCACCCTCTTTTCCCAGCGCCCACTCTCCGGAGAGCCCGTTGTGCTTGCCCACTTTCACCCCGGCCGGGCTGCAATGCTGAGCGCTCTCGGCGAGGCCCTTGGTGGCGGTGGCCGCGTTGCTCAGCTGGTTGACCGCCCTGCCGGCAACGGCCGGAGCCTTCTCGCCGTTGACTCCTGCCGCgtttttccctttcctggcGGATTTGGGCGCCTGCCTGGAGTTTTTCCCTTGCGGCTTATCGGTTcctttgttggttttgggtgaTTTTTTCCGGGTGGCTTTCTGGGAAGAGCTTTGGTTTGTACCCACATTCTTGCTGGATGAACTTTTCCTCTTCGATTTTGACACTTTGCTATTGGTGCTAATTTGACCAGATGGCTCATTAAATGTTGACAAGCATGGACTCTTTTCGAGAAGGCTGACAGAATCTTCATCGTTGAACATATGGAACTGGAACTGGTGATTATTTAAAGCAAACCCATTATCTGCCTGATCCTCGGTCTGCAGGACCCCGCAGTTCCACTTGACCTTCTCGGAGCTGTTGAGGGCGGCCTGGGGGCTCTCCTGAAAGCCCTTCAGGGTGCCCAGGGGCTTGGCGTCGGAGCCAGCTATCTGCGGGGACAGGTTGGGGGTGTCCGGAGGGGACATCTCCGAAAGCGACGACTGGCGGAACTTATCAGGAGTGAAGTTGGAAATGTCTAAAAGGTCCGTGGACTCCTTCAGAGGGGTGATTTCATCTATGCTCTGCTGGATCACTAGCTTGGGACTGCAGTGGGCCAAGAAATCGTCATTAATATCGTCCTCGCCGTCCTTTTCACAAGACTTTAAACTTAAAGAACTGTAATTGCTAGAACTAACTGACAATGAACCCACTGAATCAAAACTAATGAGCCTGCCATCGTCTGTACTTAGTGTACCTCGTTGGAAATGAAAGCGCCCCTCTCCATTATTAAAATGACATGACTGATAAGAATCATCAGACTGCACTTGTTGGCTATCTGGCATGTAATTTTTTTGGTATAGCAATTTGCTGCTATTCAGATTGACTTGAGTGTATCCAGAGGCGGGGAGGCCGTCTGCACCCGtggcgctgctgctgccgaACTCGCTCGGCAGCGCGGCCGCCTCCCGCATGTCGCCGGGGAAGTCCTGGCGGTTGCTGCCGGCAGCCTTGCCGGCCGGCCACACACtaccaaagctgctctgctccatctccAAGTGACCGGGCGACTGCTGCAGCTCCGACTCGGAGGGCGGGGAGAGCACGCAGCTCTGCGCCGGCTGCAGAGCCGGGAAGGGCTTTTCTGCCGGGACGATGCTGGGGagcgggtgctgctgctgctgctcggaGGGATGCTGGGCGAAGTATGAGATACCAGTGTTGCTCGACAAATCAGAAGCATCTAACAACGTCTGCAGATACCCTCCGGGGATCAGGGGTACATTGGTGGTGATATTAGCAGATGGCAGAGGCTTGTCTGAAGAGGAGGTGGATGGTAAGAAAGGAGAATTTTTAGCAACCTTATCCTCGTGGCACTCCGGGAGATGGGAGCTGTCTGAAGCACAAGGAACGTTTTCGTCCTTCAGACGCGCTGCAGAGTCCTGGTTTTCCAGCGCCGGGGAGCCCTCCGCTGTAGTGGTAGCAGCTTTGATCTTCTTGCACTTCAACCTGGCTTCACTTTTGAATTTGATTCTGCGGAGCACTTTCCTCTCCGTCCCCTTGTGCTCCCGTTCCTGCGATTTGCATTTCACGCCGGCGATGCCCGTGATGTCATTCACGTGTAATCCGTTGGCACAGCTGGGGGTGGCGATGGCTAACGCCGGCAGCCCTTTCAGGCCCGCGTCCTCTTTACTGCTGCAAGGCTGCTTGTGATCAGAGGAGCAAGAGCCCAGCTTGTTCACTGATTGCTCGATGGCTTTAATTCTTTGAATCCGGTGCCTGTTTGCTAGCTTGCATTTTCGCTTCCGTGGGTGAGGGAGGAACGAAGCATCTGAGCCGTTAAGATAGAAATTCTGCTTGTGGTAGAGAGACGATCTGAGCAAATCCAGCCGGCTCTGCTGCCTCTCTTGCCAGAAGCCCTTCAGTGGGGCCAGCTTCTCGTATTTGCTGAGCAGCTCCTCGTTGAGGGTAACAGTTGTCTCGTTGGCATCCACTTTGCTGAGCTTCACCAGCATATGCTTCTCCCCTTTAAACCTGTTAATGATGATGTACTTGATGATAACGGGGGGCTCCTTGCGAGAGACTTTTCGCCGTTTCTTGGGGCACCACTCGTCATCGTCCTCTTCCTTGGGCCCGTCCGGGAGCCACTCTTTCTTGTCCAGGATCTTCTCGTTCTCGATGGAGTCCACATCGTACAGGTAGTCGTCGCTGTATCGCACTTTCCTCTTCGCCCGCAACCCGTAGTTCTGCTGAATGAAGGAGCCAGAGTGGTCCCGGGACAGGTACCGGCTGCAGTCCTTGATATCCCGCAGCACGTCGTAGGAGGACTCTGTGCAAGTGCTGTCGTCGCTGAACTCCCCGGAGTCCTCCGTGGAATTCACCGAGTCCAAGAAGTGGCTCCTCTTGGAGCCCACGTACTGCACCATCTCCGTGCTGTTGCAAGATTTATTTAAGGcagctttctcctcctcctcgccaTCCTCTTCCTcgccatcctcttcctcctccccccagatGATGCCTTCCTCGGATTTGAATTGGGCAGGGTCGGTGGCACCGCCGGGCCCCCTTTTCAGGGTGCTCCTGCTGTCCCTTTTGGTGCAGTTGCCGAACACGCTGGGGAAGAAGTTGAACTGGGCGTCCTCTTGTAGGGTGGTGGTCTTCTCCCGCACATTGTCCTGGAAAGATTCGTATCTAATCTTTAGGGAGCAGACATCGCTTCCCAAGGTGGAATCGTCGTCATCAAACATGTAATTATCCACGTCTTCCTCGGAAAACAGATTTACAGAAAGCTCATTTTTGGAGCAGAGGTCAAGCAGCTCAATTTTACTTTCACTAATGAAAGATTCAAAATAGCCCCATTCCTGGTTGGGATTTGTTAGTAAAGGTTCCTCACCATTGCATTTGTCTAATAGTAATCCCTCGTAATAATTTTTCTGAGTGGGGTCCTCTGAATCACTGTCAGATTTTTCTGCATCCCTTTTGTCCGCTGCCCTCGATTTATGCATAGGGAAGCTTAAAAGCTGGTCTGAAAGCAGTTGATCCCCATATCTCATGGTTTCTCCTGTGCTCATGCAGTGAATCCCTATATCAGAGACCGAACAGGTGTCATAATCCCTATTTATATCCCCCACTTTCAAGCTTATTCCCGGCTCTGCATCAATGCCGTCCTTTGATTCAATAAAGCAGCCCAGACAGGTCCGGCTCGGCTGCATCAAGCAGTCGCCCGTCAGCGCCGACATGCCTCCGGGCTCCATCATGGTGAACGGGGCCTTCTCGCAGTCACCCGGCAGCGACCAGGAGCTCATGCCCTTCGTCACGCAGGACGTGAGGGAGATGGCGTGGGCGGAGGAGTCATCCGAGGCGTGCTCGGGTACATCCGTGAGCCTCAGAGGCGACGGGGGGCTCAGCAAGCAGGGCTTCTTTGAAGTCAGGGGAGGCAGCGCCCGGTGGCACGTGTGGTTTTCCTTCTGAGCTGTCGTCAAGGCTGAGAACGTGACCGCGGCCTCGGCGGCGGTGCAAGGCCTCTCGTCGCCGTCCAGGGCGTGGGATTCTGGGAGGGTTtaggaaaagggagggagaaaagaaagacaaagagagAGGGTTTACACCCTGTGCCGCTCCGCTCGGGCCCGCCACCCCGCTCCCCTTCTCCCTAGGGTTTGGTGGGGGCTTTTCCCAGCCGCTCCTTTGGGAAGCTCCCTTCCCGCGGGAGCACCATCCTTCCCTTCTGGCTCTAATTAACGTGGTGatgtgcagggaagggagaggtacacaccctcccccctgcagccagctggaaGAGGTACAAGAGTAcgtttaaa includes these proteins:
- the NEXMIF gene encoding LOW QUALITY PROTEIN: neurite extension and migration factor (The sequence of the model RefSeq protein was modified relative to this genomic sequence to represent the inferred CDS: deleted 2 bases in 1 codon), with amino-acid sequence MDDQQEQDCASEDQETILINGVKENESHALDGDERPCTAAEAAVTFSALTTAQKENHTCHRALPPLTSKKPCLLSPPSPLRLTDVPEHASDDSSAHAISLTSCVTKGMSSWSLPGDCEKAPFTMMEPGGMSALTGDCLMQPSRTCLGCFIESKDGIDAEPGISLKVGDINRDYDTCSVSDIGIHCMSTGETMRYGDQLLSDQLLSFPMHKSRAADKRDAEKSDSDSEDPTQKNYYEGLLLDKCNGEEPLLTNPNQEWGYFESFISESKIELLDLCSKNELSVNLFSEEDVDNYMFDDDDSTLGSDVCSLKIRYESFQDNVREKTTTLQEDAQFNFFPSVFGNCTKRDSRSTLKRGPGGATDPAQFKSEEGIIWGEEEEDGEEEDGEEEEKAALNKSCNSTEMVQYVGSKRSHFLDSVNSTEDSGEFSDDSTCTESSYDVLRDIKDCSRYLSRDHSGSFIQQNYGLRAKRKVRYSDDYLYDVDSIENEKILDKKEWLPDGPKEEDDDEWCPKKRRKVSRKEPPVIIKYIIINRFKGEKHMLVKLSKVDANETTVTLNEELLSKYEKLAPLKGFWQERQQSRLDLLRSSLYHKQNFYLNGSDASFLPHPRKRKCKLANRHRIQRIKAIEQSVNKLGSCSSDHKQPCSSKEDAGLKGLPALAIATPSCANGLHVNDITGIAGVKCKSQEREHKGTERKVLRRIKFKSEARLKCKKIKAATTTAEGSPALENQDSAARLKDENVPCASDSSHLPECHEDKVAKNSPFLPSTSSSDKPLPSANITTNVPLIPGGYLQTLLDASDLSSNTGISYFAQHPSEQQQQHPLPSIVPAEKPFPALQPAQSCVLSPPSESELQQSPGHLEMEQSSFGSVWPAGKAAGSNRQDFPGDMREAAALPSEFGSSSATGADGLPASGYTQVNLNSSKLLYQKNYMPDSQQVQSDDSYQSCHFNNGEGRFHFQRGTLSTDDGRLISFDSVGSLSVSSSNYSSLSLKSCEKDGEDDINDDFLAHCSPKLVIQQSIDEITPLKESTDLLDISNFTPDKFRQSSLSEMSPPDTPNLSPQIAGSDAKPLGTLKGFQESPQAALNSSEKVKWNCGVLQTEDQADNGFALNNHQFQFHMFNDEDSVSLLEKSPCLSTFNEPSGQISTNSKVSKSKRKSSSSKNVGTNQSSSQKATRKKSPKTNKGTDKPQGKNSRQAPKSARKGKNAAGVNGEKAPAVAGRAVNQLSNAATATKGLAESAQHCSPAGVKVGKHNGLSGEWALGKEGGTGWSETSLGNATSLLDDDQREFEEPSNILSNIASGMADVQRFMMASIEPLWGPVGHNSVPDIFRSPESNSLKLKTLKILAGTSQESKKKVNGGSPGAAKNHKSNNKGSNKTGKAATCDPGRPNCSTGYATDIHAPFFDKNYSNLSTLGNNGPTHKKLYRHKSSSKSLRDENCKIKRTDREQPHKDPPVTAAFEKLRESDSILLKAETTFLGFPVFEEETPFSRKTVDVCFFSFFFFSFLFFFFLGFFPPVGSFSKSALWYVEM